The Verrucomicrobiota bacterium genome has a window encoding:
- a CDS encoding mandelate racemase, with product MDASLPKIRRVRATPVDVPLGRPHPTASGVVRSAPLMLVDLETDQGLTGHGYAFCYTPLALKPIAELTEALQPLIQGVTAAPLALAQQLQGRFRLLGPQGFTGIAMAAIDMAAWDLLAKAAGLSLTRLLGGEEKPIPAYHSLGMAGPEGAAREAAESVERGFRCVKYKAGYPHVEQDRAVVRAARDAAGAALQVMVDYNQSLSVPEAIARVQSLEDEALVWVEEPTRADDFAGHARIAAACRTPIQMGENLWGPHDLTKCLSAGASDFVMLDVMKIGGITGWLRAASQAEAAGLPVSSHLFPELSAQLLAISPQAHWLEYVDWATPILERPLALKDGFALPQTEAGCGLAWDQDAVEHYRVR from the coding sequence CCAAGATTCGCCGCGTGCGCGCCACCCCAGTGGATGTGCCGTTGGGGCGGCCGCACCCGACGGCCAGCGGCGTGGTCCGCTCCGCCCCGCTGATGCTGGTGGACTTGGAAACCGACCAGGGCCTGACCGGCCACGGTTACGCGTTCTGCTACACCCCGCTTGCCCTGAAGCCCATTGCCGAGCTCACGGAAGCCCTGCAGCCCCTGATCCAGGGCGTGACGGCCGCCCCGCTGGCCTTGGCGCAGCAGCTCCAAGGCCGTTTCCGCTTGCTTGGGCCGCAAGGGTTCACCGGCATTGCCATGGCCGCCATCGACATGGCGGCGTGGGACCTGCTGGCCAAGGCGGCCGGGTTGTCCCTTACCCGGCTGCTGGGCGGCGAGGAGAAACCCATCCCCGCCTACCACAGCCTCGGCATGGCCGGGCCGGAGGGGGCGGCACGGGAAGCCGCCGAATCGGTCGAACGGGGTTTTCGCTGCGTGAAGTACAAAGCCGGTTACCCGCACGTCGAACAGGATCGCGCGGTGGTTCGCGCGGCCCGGGACGCGGCCGGCGCCGCCTTGCAGGTCATGGTCGATTATAACCAAAGCCTCTCGGTGCCGGAGGCGATTGCGCGCGTCCAGTCGCTCGAAGATGAGGCGCTGGTGTGGGTGGAAGAACCAACCCGGGCCGATGATTTCGCGGGTCACGCCCGCATCGCCGCCGCGTGCCGTACGCCCATTCAAATGGGCGAAAACCTGTGGGGCCCGCACGACCTGACCAAGTGCCTGTCCGCCGGTGCCTCGGATTTCGTGATGCTGGACGTGATGAAAATCGGTGGGATCACGGGCTGGTTGCGCGCGGCGAGCCAAGCCGAGGCGGCCGGCTTACCGGTCTCGAGTCACCTCTTCCCGGAACTCAGCGCGCAGCTGCTGGCGATTTCCCCGCAAGCGCACTGGTTGGAATACGTGGATTGGGCGACGCCGATCCTGGAGCGGCCGTTGGCGCTCAAGGACGGCTTTGCACTGCCGCAGACCGAAGCAGGCTGCGGACTTGCGTGGGACCAGGACGCCGTAGAGCATTACCGGGTTCGTTAG
- a CDS encoding right-handed parallel beta-helix repeat-containing protein, with translation MNRLRFWTHFKADCIRLFPVTALMAGLCQSAVATALYVNPGGVPGHYATIGAAVKAAAAGDTIYVSPGVYNEGVVIGTSLSLVGSGRGRSIINAAGRPNGIYIDGKDNNPPGLSRVVVTGFTIENARFEGILVTDASFVTIWDNEVSYNDQALNVSGNLPACSSDLPGFETEEGEDCGEGIHLIGVDHSVVANNISQNNSGGILLSDETGATHHNLITKNLVRDNPFDCGITLASHPLAPGINGSDSFGVFNNTIAHNDSIHNGHQVPGAGAGVGIFAAGPGNRAYANVVIDNDLTNNGLPGVTMHNHAAPGPGDPAVNLNDNVITNNRISGNAADTEDAATPGPTGINVFGRVGITGTLISGNVIYNEQDDIVTNTPAKVDAHLNDLVGAPVGLANIGPGTVDATENWWGSPSGPGTRGATAVSGSGVNYTPWLIFPIPFEVRR, from the coding sequence ATGAACAGGCTTAGGTTTTGGACGCATTTCAAAGCGGATTGTATCCGGCTTTTTCCCGTGACGGCGTTGATGGCTGGTCTCTGCCAGTCAGCGGTGGCCACTGCGTTATACGTCAACCCGGGCGGGGTGCCGGGCCATTACGCTACCATCGGCGCCGCAGTGAAGGCGGCAGCCGCGGGCGACACGATTTATGTGAGTCCGGGCGTGTACAATGAGGGCGTCGTCATCGGCACGTCGCTCTCCCTTGTCGGCTCAGGTCGCGGCCGGTCGATCATCAACGCGGCGGGCCGGCCGAACGGCATCTACATCGACGGGAAAGATAATAATCCTCCCGGCCTGAGCAGGGTTGTGGTCACCGGGTTCACGATTGAGAACGCCAGGTTTGAGGGCATCCTGGTGACTGACGCCTCCTTCGTCACCATTTGGGACAACGAGGTGAGCTACAATGACCAGGCACTTAATGTCTCGGGAAACTTACCGGCTTGTTCCTCCGACTTGCCGGGTTTCGAGACGGAGGAAGGCGAAGATTGCGGGGAAGGCATCCACCTTATAGGCGTCGATCACTCCGTCGTGGCCAATAACATCTCCCAGAATAACTCCGGCGGGATTCTGCTCAGCGACGAGACGGGCGCCACCCATCACAATCTCATCACCAAAAACCTGGTGCGCGATAACCCATTCGACTGCGGAATCACGCTTGCGTCTCACCCGCTCGCCCCGGGCATCAACGGCAGTGATTCGTTCGGCGTCTTTAACAACACCATAGCTCATAACGACTCGATTCATAATGGGCATCAGGTCCCGGGCGCCGGTGCGGGCGTCGGCATTTTTGCGGCCGGGCCGGGTAACCGGGCCTACGCCAACGTGGTCATCGACAATGACCTTACGAATAATGGCCTACCCGGTGTGACCATGCACAACCATGCAGCTCCCGGACCGGGCGACCCCGCGGTGAACCTTAACGACAACGTCATCACGAACAATCGCATCTCGGGCAACGCTGCGGATACGGAAGATGCCGCAACGCCGGGCCCGACCGGGATAAACGTCTTCGGGCGCGTCGGCATCACCGGCACGCTCATCTCGGGCAACGTCATCTACAACGAACAGGACGATATCGTCACCAACACGCCCGCTAAGGTCGATGCGCATTTGAACGACTTGGTTGGTGCGCCCGTCGGCTTGGCCAACATCGGTCCCGGGACGGTTGACGCCACGGAAAACTGGTGGGGCAGTCCCAGCGGCCCCGGGACGAGGGGGGCAACAGCCGTCAGCGGTTCCGGAGTTAACTATACGCCATGGTTAATATTCCCGATCCCCTTCGAGGTTAGAAGGTAG
- a CDS encoding Fic family protein, giving the protein MAGWDEDSPQLFENLTKILREIRDGAKRRDALTLESARGWHRGAMAGLEVPFPECVGKYRGEAGLTEIHVGIGTAEGVPPTQVAAQLKAFEARLQRALAVLDRLYPRDRELDADGLAAAIDAAAWAHAEWVRIHPFANGNGRTARLWANAVFMRYGLPPAVRLRPRPDGGYAKAAAQAMRGNWRPTATVFREMLESVL; this is encoded by the coding sequence ATGGCCGGCTGGGACGAGGACAGTCCGCAGCTGTTCGAGAACCTGACCAAAATCTTGCGCGAAATTCGTGACGGCGCCAAGCGCCGCGACGCGCTGACGCTCGAATCTGCACGTGGGTGGCACCGCGGCGCGATGGCCGGGCTGGAAGTTCCGTTTCCTGAGTGCGTGGGCAAATACCGGGGCGAAGCCGGCCTTACCGAAATTCACGTCGGGATTGGTACGGCCGAAGGCGTGCCCCCCACGCAGGTCGCCGCCCAATTGAAGGCGTTCGAAGCCCGCCTTCAGCGTGCCTTGGCGGTCCTCGACCGGCTTTACCCGCGCGACCGGGAGCTCGACGCGGACGGATTGGCGGCGGCCATTGACGCGGCGGCCTGGGCGCACGCGGAATGGGTTCGCATCCACCCTTTCGCCAACGGCAACGGCCGCACCGCGAGGCTGTGGGCCAACGCCGTTTTCATGCGTTACGGGCTACCTCCGGCGGTTCGGCTACGTCCGCGCCCGGACGGCGGCTACGCTAAAGCCGCCGCTCAGGCCATGCGCGGCAACTGGCGACCGACGGCAACCGTCTTTCGGGAGATGCTCGAGTCGGTGCTTTGA
- a CDS encoding nuclear transport factor 2 family protein has product MKIRLLLALVGLAISFALPTVAQQKDTIDSQTHAQIDEQIDKKFDEAFNNGDAAALAALFTQDAVWVTPQGSVAGREAIQQRFAGMFQQGHYSNHLNNDDPGSPHLIGTAGNEVWRTGEWSFTLQGKSSSQLQLKGHFGAINVREGESWKIRMLTFNVTPPPAAVPSPTATPSSQ; this is encoded by the coding sequence ATGAAAATACGCTTACTCCTTGCCCTTGTAGGTTTGGCAATCAGCTTTGCCTTGCCGACCGTCGCCCAACAGAAGGACACGATCGATTCGCAGACGCACGCGCAGATAGACGAGCAGATTGACAAGAAATTTGACGAGGCATTCAATAACGGGGATGCCGCTGCCTTGGCCGCGCTTTTCACCCAAGACGCGGTTTGGGTGACTCCGCAAGGGTCTGTGGCCGGTCGGGAGGCCATCCAGCAGCGTTTTGCCGGGATGTTCCAGCAAGGGCATTACAGCAACCATCTCAACAACGACGATCCGGGCTCCCCTCACCTGATAGGAACGGCCGGCAATGAGGTCTGGAGAACCGGGGAATGGAGTTTTACGCTTCAAGGCAAGAGCAGTAGTCAGCTACAGCTGAAGGGCCATTTTGGAGCGATTAATGTTCGTGAGGGCGAGAGCTGGAAGATTCGGATGCTGACCTTCAACGTAACGCCACCACCGGCCGCGGTGCCGTCCCCGACGGCCACCCCGAGCAGCCAGTAA